A part of Pararhizobium sp. A13 genomic DNA contains:
- a CDS encoding cytochrome b N-terminal domain-containing protein: MSGDHSTYMPTTGIEKWVDSRLPLPRLVHDSFISYPVPRNLNYAYTFGAMLSVMLIVQILTGVVLAMHYAAETTVAFNSVEKIMRDVNHGWLLRYMHANGASFFFIAVYLHIGRGLYYGSYKAPREILWILGVVIYLLMMATGFMGYVLPWGQMSFWGATVITGFFSAFPLVGEWIQQFLLGGFAVDQPTLNRFFSLHYLLPFMIAGVVVLHIWALHVVGQTNPTGVEVKTKTDTVAFTPYATLKDALGVSVFLLVYAWFVFYMPNFLGHPDNYIPANALKTPAHIVPEWYYLPFYAMLRAITFNVGPIDSKLGGVLVMFGAIIVLFFLPWLDTSKVRSAVYRPWYKLFFWLFVINAIMLGWLGSRPAEGLYVVMSQLGTLYYFGFFLVVMPVLGLIETPKRIPNSITEAVLEKQAAKKPVAA, translated from the coding sequence ATGAGTGGTGATCATTCAACCTATATGCCGACGACCGGGATCGAGAAGTGGGTCGATTCGCGCCTGCCGCTGCCGCGGCTCGTGCATGACAGCTTCATTTCCTATCCGGTTCCGCGCAACCTGAACTATGCTTACACCTTCGGCGCCATGTTGTCGGTGATGCTGATCGTGCAGATCCTGACCGGCGTCGTTCTCGCCATGCATTATGCGGCTGAGACGACGGTTGCCTTCAACTCCGTCGAAAAGATCATGCGCGACGTCAACCATGGCTGGCTGCTGCGCTACATGCATGCCAACGGCGCGTCGTTCTTCTTCATCGCCGTTTATCTGCACATCGGCCGTGGTCTCTACTACGGCTCCTACAAGGCGCCGCGTGAAATCCTCTGGATTCTCGGCGTCGTCATCTACCTGCTGATGATGGCAACCGGCTTCATGGGCTATGTTCTGCCCTGGGGGCAGATGTCCTTCTGGGGAGCCACGGTTATCACCGGCTTCTTCTCCGCCTTCCCCTTGGTGGGCGAGTGGATCCAGCAGTTCCTGCTCGGCGGTTTCGCCGTCGATCAACCGACGCTCAATCGCTTCTTCTCGCTGCACTACCTCCTGCCCTTCATGATCGCCGGCGTCGTCGTCCTGCACATCTGGGCACTGCATGTCGTCGGCCAGACCAACCCGACCGGCGTCGAAGTCAAGACCAAGACGGACACGGTAGCCTTTACGCCTTACGCGACCCTCAAGGATGCGCTCGGTGTATCGGTGTTCCTGCTGGTCTACGCCTGGTTCGTCTTTTACATGCCGAACTTCCTCGGCCATCCGGACAACTACATTCCGGCCAACGCCCTGAAGACCCCGGCCCACATCGTTCCGGAATGGTACTACCTGCCGTTCTACGCGATGCTGCGCGCGATCACCTTCAATGTCGGCCCGATCGACTCGAAGCTCGGCGGCGTTCTGGTGATGTTCGGCGCGATCATCGTCCTGTTCTTCCTGCCTTGGCTCGATACCTCGAAGGTGCGCTCGGCCGTCTACCGTCCGTGGTACAAGCTGTTCTTCTGGCTCTTCGTGATCAACGCCATCATGCTCGGTTGGCTGGGCTCGCGCCCGGCGGAAGGCCTTTACGTGGTGATGTCGCAGCTCGGCACTCTCTACTACTTCGGCTTCTTCCTCGTCGTCATGCCGGTTCTCGGACTGATCGAAACGCCGAAGCGCATCCCGAATTCCATCACCGAAGCGGTACTGGAAAAGCAGGCTGCGAAGAAGCCCGTTGCCGCGTGA
- a CDS encoding cytochrome c1, producing the protein MKKLVTGILSLAVVAGLGAGIVFAQEAGEHKAEGGAAEEEHAGGTPHFPIHKPEQEEWTFSGPFGHYDKGQLQRGLKVYTEVCSACHSMNLVAFRTLEGLGYSEAQVKTFAANYEVQDGPNADGEMFTRKALPSDHFPSPYPNVEAAAAANNGAAPPDFSLIAKARGVERGFPTFVFDMFTQYQEGGPDYIHALLNGYQEPPAGTEVAEGTHYNPYFGSAAALAMAKPISDDQVTYDDGSPQTVEQYSRDVASFLMWAAEPHLEDRKRTGFMVMVFLLIFTGLIYLTKKSVYANKEH; encoded by the coding sequence ATGAAAAAGCTTGTTACAGGCATTCTTTCGCTCGCAGTCGTCGCAGGCCTTGGCGCCGGTATTGTGTTCGCCCAGGAAGCCGGCGAACACAAAGCCGAAGGCGGTGCCGCCGAGGAGGAACATGCAGGCGGCACGCCGCACTTCCCGATCCACAAGCCGGAACAGGAAGAATGGACCTTCTCCGGCCCGTTCGGCCACTACGACAAGGGTCAGTTGCAGCGCGGCCTGAAGGTTTACACCGAAGTCTGTTCCGCCTGCCACTCGATGAACCTCGTCGCTTTCCGCACGCTGGAGGGCCTCGGCTATTCCGAAGCGCAGGTGAAGACCTTCGCAGCGAACTACGAAGTCCAGGACGGCCCGAATGCCGATGGCGAGATGTTCACCCGCAAGGCCCTGCCTTCTGATCATTTCCCGTCGCCTTATCCGAACGTTGAAGCAGCCGCTGCTGCCAACAACGGCGCTGCTCCTCCGGATTTCTCGTTGATCGCCAAGGCTCGCGGCGTTGAGCGCGGCTTCCCAACCTTCGTCTTCGACATGTTCACGCAGTACCAGGAAGGCGGACCGGATTACATCCACGCGCTCCTGAACGGCTATCAGGAACCGCCGGCTGGCACGGAAGTCGCCGAAGGCACGCATTACAACCCGTACTTCGGCAGTGCTGCGGCACTTGCGATGGCAAAGCCGATTTCCGACGACCAGGTCACCTATGACGACGGTTCGCCGCAGACGGTCGAGCAGTATTCGCGCGATGTCGCGTCCTTCCTGATGTGGGCCGCCGAACCGCATCTTGAAGATCGCAAGCGCACCGGCTTCATGGTCATGGTCTTCCTGCTGATCTTTACCGGCCTGATCTACCTGACGAAGAAGTCGGTCTACGCGAACAAGGAACACTGA
- the petA gene encoding ubiquinol-cytochrome c reductase iron-sulfur subunit, with translation MSEHETSSETLGEPTRRDFLYLATGMAGVVGAGAVAWPFIDQMRPDASTLALASIEVDVSSLQPGMSLTAKWRGKPVFIRNRTDKEVEEAKAVALADLKDPVARNANLPADAEATDLDRSAGKDKENWIVMIGSCTHLGCVPLGQAGDFGGWFCPCHGSHYDTAGRIRKGPAPMNLAVPTFAFTSDTVIKIG, from the coding sequence GTGAGCGAACACGAGACATCAAGCGAAACCCTGGGCGAGCCCACTCGCCGCGACTTCCTATATCTGGCGACCGGCATGGCGGGCGTCGTAGGCGCGGGTGCGGTCGCCTGGCCGTTCATCGACCAGATGCGGCCGGACGCTTCGACGCTGGCGCTCGCTTCGATCGAGGTGGATGTATCGAGCCTGCAGCCCGGCATGTCGCTGACAGCGAAATGGCGTGGCAAGCCGGTGTTCATCCGCAACCGCACCGACAAGGAAGTCGAAGAGGCGAAAGCTGTTGCGCTTGCCGACCTGAAGGATCCGGTTGCGCGCAATGCCAACCTTCCGGCCGATGCTGAAGCGACCGATCTCGATCGCTCTGCCGGCAAGGACAAGGAAAACTGGATCGTCATGATCGGCTCGTGCACGCATCTCGGGTGCGTTCCGCTCGGCCAGGCAGGCGATTTCGGTGGTTGGTTCTGTCCGTGCCACGGCTCGCACTACGATACGGCCGGTCGTATCCGTAAGGGGCCGGCGCCGATGAACCTCGCCGTCCCGACTTTTGCATTCACTTCCGACACAGTCATCAAGATCGGTTGA